The following coding sequences are from one Clostridioides difficile ATCC 9689 = DSM 1296 window:
- a CDS encoding response regulator transcription factor, translated as MNKIINNILNTCKQYTYILPHKLLRQYIAHYTISIPDTSIKENLTLIPDASGCMIFKFDKKGIESAFWGATTKTTIVKNDIENVLFRVFVEFRPGGVYYLTGLSQRESTDLKISLEDFNTLFSLEVNSIFERTSTIKELVEQLDMLFLSYLLKSNIVDMTIPILENARKQNSIMSVKNISQISCYSERHLNRIFNNSLGMSVKSYLRLLRINLVLQEIQNNKIPFATLAQDIGYYDQSHFINDFKSICGVNPTTYIKNLSDFYNEKYKF; from the coding sequence ATGAATAAAATAATCAATAACATTTTAAATACCTGCAAACAGTATACATATATTTTGCCACATAAATTGTTAAGACAGTATATAGCACACTATACAATATCTATTCCAGATACAAGTATTAAAGAAAATCTTACATTAATACCTGATGCTAGTGGATGTATGATATTTAAATTTGACAAAAAAGGTATAGAAAGCGCATTCTGGGGAGCCACAACAAAAACTACTATTGTAAAAAATGATATAGAAAATGTACTTTTTAGAGTATTCGTTGAGTTTCGCCCAGGTGGAGTATATTATTTGACAGGTCTTTCTCAAAGAGAATCTACAGATTTAAAAATTTCACTTGAAGATTTTAACACATTATTTAGCTTAGAGGTTAATTCCATTTTTGAAAGAACAAGTACTATAAAGGAATTAGTAGAACAATTAGATATGTTATTCTTATCATACTTATTGAAATCAAATATAGTAGATATGACTATACCAATTCTTGAAAATGCTAGAAAACAAAACTCTATTATGTCTGTTAAAAACATTTCACAAATTAGTTGTTATAGTGAACGACATTTAAATAGAATTTTTAATAATTCTCTTGGTATGAGTGTTAAATCATACCTTAGATTACTTCGTATAAACCTTGTATTACAAGAAATACAAAATAATAAAATACCATTTGCAACTTTAGCACAAGATATTGGTTATTACGACCAATCTCATTTTATAAATGATTTTAAATCTATTTGTGGTGTTAATCCAACAACCTATATAAAAAATTTGTCCGATTTTTACAATGAAAAGTATAAATTTTGA
- a CDS encoding DUF1697 domain-containing protein translates to MKSYIALLRGINISGKNKIIMSELKASFVELGYSEVSTYLNSGNVVFLSDVDDSKVISNTIRLMIKKQFELEIPVFIISQEELKDILNNAPNWWGDNNKEIYDNLIFMFPDLSYDEFYDEVGNPKEEYEKVYHYKNAIFWSFSRKDYKKTNWWSKTASSNVSDKITIRTANTVRKIVGMR, encoded by the coding sequence ATGAAAAGTTATATCGCATTATTAAGAGGTATCAATATAAGTGGTAAGAACAAGATAATTATGTCTGAATTAAAAGCAAGCTTTGTAGAACTTGGTTATTCAGAAGTTTCTACATACCTTAATAGTGGTAATGTTGTCTTTTTAAGTGATGTAGATGACAGCAAGGTTATCTCAAATACAATAAGATTAATGATAAAAAAACAGTTTGAATTGGAAATACCAGTTTTTATTATTTCACAAGAAGAGTTAAAAGATATACTAAATAATGCTCCTAATTGGTGGGGAGATAACAACAAAGAAATATATGATAATCTTATTTTTATGTTTCCTGACTTATCTTATGACGAGTTTTATGATGAGGTTGGAAATCCTAAAGAAGAGTATGAAAAAGTATATCATTATAAAAATGCTATCTTTTGGTCTTTTAGTCGTAAAGATTATAAAAAGACAAATTGGTGGTCAAAGACTGCCAGTTCAAATGTAAGTGATAAGATTACAATTCGTACAGCAAATACGGTAAGAAAAATAGTTGGAATGCGATAA
- a CDS encoding lysophospholipid acyltransferase family protein, translated as MNNYLKFATYQLIGFTSSIPRLIKIKKNPDKFSLKEKFEFMQKQAKKSLDIVNIELNIIGKETLPKEPLLFVVNHSSMLDSFILTASVERPIGCVIADEPVWRNIPIFKEWAKLLRCVYVNRKNNREGIKSITQASQNILTGQSMAVFPEGDLTWIKEPNSLVSEFRSGALKIAYKAKCPIVPLVIKNSKDTYEGYQPIGKINSVPVEVEFLEPIYDHIENPRLKSSVLGENIKNKMINTIENFRKSNKTFKEF; from the coding sequence ATGAATAATTACTTAAAATTTGCTACATATCAACTTATAGGTTTTACATCTTCTATACCTAGGCTTATTAAAATTAAAAAGAATCCTGATAAATTTAGCTTAAAGGAAAAATTTGAATTTATGCAAAAACAAGCTAAAAAATCTTTAGATATAGTGAACATAGAGCTTAATATAATTGGTAAGGAAACACTGCCAAAAGAACCACTTCTATTTGTTGTAAATCATTCTAGTATGCTTGACAGCTTCATACTAACAGCAAGTGTAGAAAGACCAATTGGATGTGTAATTGCAGATGAACCAGTTTGGAGAAATATACCTATATTTAAAGAATGGGCAAAATTACTAAGATGTGTATATGTAAACAGAAAAAACAATCGTGAGGGTATAAAGAGTATAACCCAAGCCTCTCAAAATATACTTACAGGTCAAAGTATGGCAGTGTTTCCAGAAGGAGATTTAACATGGATTAAAGAACCAAATTCATTGGTTTCGGAGTTTAGAAGTGGAGCTTTAAAGATAGCATATAAAGCAAAATGCCCTATTGTTCCACTAGTAATAAAAAATTCAAAAGATACTTATGAAGGATACCAACCTATTGGTAAAATTAACTCTGTTCCTGTCGAAGTCGAATTTTTAGAACCAATTTATGACCATATCGAAAATCCTAGACTAAAGTCTTCTGTACTAGGTGAAAATATAAAAAATAAGATGATAAATACAATAGAAAATTTTAGAAAATCAAATAAAACATTTAAAGAATTTTAA
- a CDS encoding DUF6054 family protein — translation MATEIFTVKITPLEAQKMIKENLDADLVFSDSYNLGDDKFILITTFEKYYARNNSDAGLIVVYENTTGKTVIKATSTGSAIGILKIDWGAGGNLLKRVKNILADYII, via the coding sequence ATGGCAACAGAAATATTTACTGTAAAAATTACACCCTTAGAGGCACAAAAAATGATAAAAGAAAATCTTGATGCAGATTTAGTTTTTAGTGATTCTTATAATTTAGGAGATGATAAATTTATACTAATTACAACTTTTGAGAAGTATTATGCAAGAAATAATAGTGATGCAGGATTAATAGTAGTTTATGAAAATACCACAGGAAAAACAGTTATTAAAGCTACTTCAACAGGCAGTGCAATTGGAATTTTAAAAATTGATTGGGGTGCAGGTGGAAATTTACTTAAAAGAGTAAAAAACATACTTGCTGATTATATTATTTAA
- a CDS encoding transcriptional regulator, whose product MAKNTKQTTVHIDETLLKEVKRIGINENKSISQIINESIIDYILVYRENEDKEKNEHDKNLNETINEFKKEEEKRMQAKSAARAIAEAKKRVLY is encoded by the coding sequence GTGGCAAAAAATACAAAGCAAACAACGGTTCATATTGATGAGACTCTACTTAAGGAAGTTAAGAGAATAGGAATTAATGAAAATAAAAGTATATCTCAGATAATAAACGAATCAATAATAGATTATATATTAGTATACAGAGAAAACGAAGATAAAGAAAAAAATGAACATGATAAGAATCTAAATGAAACAATAAATGAATTTAAAAAAGAAGAAGAAAAAAGAATGCAAGCAAAAAGTGCTGCTAGAGCTATAGCAGAAGCAAAAAAACGAGTTCTTTACTAA
- a CDS encoding DUF3795 domain-containing protein, whose amino-acid sequence MIESRCGILCYECGYKEKVNCKGCTEIEKPFWGEQCPVKSCCEDKNLTHCGLCDTFPCEMLNQFAYDKEQGDDGKRISQCKKWAVLAL is encoded by the coding sequence ATGATAGAATCAAGATGTGGAATTTTATGTTATGAATGTGGATACAAGGAAAAAGTCAATTGTAAAGGTTGTACAGAGATTGAGAAACCATTTTGGGGTGAACAATGTCCTGTAAAATCTTGTTGTGAAGATAAAAACCTTACACATTGTGGTCTATGTGATACATTTCCATGTGAAATGCTTAATCAATTTGCATATGACAAAGAACAAGGTGATGATGGCAAAAGAATTTCTCAGTGCAAAAAATGGGCTGTACTAGCCTTATAA